The genomic region GAGTAACCGGCGGATTTCGGAATGTCACTATTCTAGGAGGAAAACTCGCCAAGAACGTGCTGTGGAGCGTTTTCTTAATATGCGGCACTTCAAAACACTTATGTTCGAAGTGTAGGTTGAGTGCGTTACTATACAATTCATGCTAAAAGTACgtttatatagaaatatttcatgcattttcactgcatatttctgtagttttatatttatagatCATTTAATTACAATAATGCTGAAAAAATAAGTGGAAACGTTTTTTATTCAGaaagatatatacatgaacttcaagtatatatatctttgtttatttatttcataacctgaaaaaaatacaaatgcataataataaaagtgtAACAGAACGAAAAACTAAGGTTTTGTAAAAATAGATATAGTGAACCTTGCTGCCGGTTACCAAGGTAGGATAAGTGCGTGTTGTATTCattgttcaaaattttaaataggGGATCTGGTTTCCTATTCTTTTTCAATGTCTTTCAAATGCTTAATATTCATCTTCCTCGACTTCCGCTTCATTATCAACGGAGTCGACGCCGACCTCCTCGTAGTCCTTTTCAAGGGCAGCAAGGTCCTCCCGCGCTTCCGCGAACTCTCCCTCCTCCATACCCTCACCCACGTACCAGTGGACGAAGGCGCGCTTGGCGTACATCAAGTCGAACTTGTGGTCAAGGCGAGCCCACGCTTCGGCGATGGCTGTCGTGTTGCTTAACATGCAAACCGCCCGTTGTACTTTGGCGAGGTCGCCGCCGGGGACAGCCGTCGGTGGCTGGTAATTGATGCCGACCTTGAAGCCGGTTGGACACCAGTCGACAAACTGTATGGATCGCTTTGTTTTGATGGTGGCGATGGCGGCATTTACGTCCTTGGGCACGACATCACCTCTGTACAGCATGCAACAGGCCATGTACTTCCCGTGGCGGGGATCGCACTTTACCATCTGGTTGGCCGGCTCGAAGCACGCGTTAGTGATCTCGGCAACGGATAACTGCTCGTGGTATGCCTTCTCAGCAGATATGACCGGTGCATAGGTGGCCAGAGGGAAGTGGATACGTGGATAGGGCACTAAATTGGTCTGGAACTCGGTCAGGTCGACGTTGAGGGCGCCGTCAAACCGGAGGGAGGCAGTAATTGAGGAGACAATCTGACCGATTAGCCTGTTCAAGTTGGTATAGCTTGGCCGCTCAATGTCGAGGTTCCTGCGACAAATGTCGTAAATGGCTTCGTTGTCGACCATGAAAGCGCAGTCGGAGTGCTCCAGTGTCGTATGTGTCGTGAGGATGGAGTTGTACGGCTCCACAACCGCCGTGGCTACCTGAGGCGCCGGGTAAACTGCAAACTCCAGTTTGGATTTCTTTCCGTAGTCGACGGACAGGCGCTCCATGAGAAGAGAGGCGAATCCTGAACCAGTGCCTCCACCGAAAGAGTGGAATATCAGAAAGCCCTGGAGACCGGTGCACTGGTCCGCTAGTTTCCGGATCCGGTCGAGTACGAGATCAACGATTTCTCGGCCGATGGTGTAGTGACCGCGGGCGTAGTTGTTAGCGGCATCCTCCTTGCCGGTGATCAGTTGCTCGGGGTGGAACAGCTGTCGGTACATACCCGTCCGCACCTCGTCTGCAAGGGGAAAGAGGATTGTTTTTGTCATATACATTAATTTTTGGGGTTTATAGTAATCCATTAATGATCAAttgaagtaataaaatatggaaGACATGACGTAGAATAACGCTGTCAGAATACTTGTATTAATAAATACGCGATATCGGTCAAGATGTTTTAGGCGTGGCACTTTCAGTCAGCATTTCACAATGACTAGCAATCGTGTTCAAcaccaaccacaacaacaacaacaacaacaacaacaacaacaacaacaacaacagcagcagcaacaacaacaacaaccaaaacaacaacaataacgaCACCAACAACAAAGACAACGACTTCAGATTTAGCAGCAGCAACCCACATGTatgcacgcacgtacgcacacaACACCACTACAGACATTGTTAACACACAAGCAAGGTTATCTTTTAAAATTGTGTAATCGCGAGAGTACTCTTGCTATTAAAGACGTAAGGTCTTTCTATGTTAAAAACGTCTAGACGATCGTAATGTGTTGATAATAATGGGTTCTTTCATATGAAGTactatatttcaatattttttatctcagTGCTTGAAGATATGATCCTACTCGAGCACATACTGTGACGCAGCCCAGAGGAATTCAGAACAGGTAACGTTCTCTGGGAAGATTCTTGTGTTTATATTCAGTACAAACAGTTGTCATGGCAACTTCAGAACATAGCATGTGAAATCACAGCATCACTGACAGAATAACAGGTGCCTACACTCTAAAGCAGCATCTTTTTAGAACGCTATTAAATAAAACGTGTACTGTCAATATACTTAGATGTATATGAAGTGCAGGAGGAAGtgaatcatatatatatatatatatatatatatatatttaataacactGTAAGACCAAGTGATATAAGCTAACAATACAAAAAGTGCACGAGGCAAACTAACCAGTCCTACACAATGAATACATGGGGTCAAAGTATGAACTAGTACATCACCATGTTCTTGTACTCACCTACGACGGTGGGTTCGAGGTCCACAAATACAGCCCTGGGGACGTGTTTGCCAGCGCCAGTCTCGCTGAAGAACGTGTTAAAGGAGTCATCACCGCAGCCGGGAGACTTGTCGGATGGCATGTGGCCGTCGGGCTGGATGCCGTGCTCAAGGCAGTACAATTCCCAGCAGGCATTACCGATCTGGACACCGGCCTGACCGACGTGGATGGAGATACACTCGCGCTGAAATAGGGGTGAAATAATGTTAAGGGTGCAAGTGTCTACTGTAACACAATTTCTGTCTTATTGATGGTAATATACCTATAACTGATACACATTTgcctttttttataataatgtaaaattacAACGTATGTCACATCTGATGAATGCTCATAAAGGGAACGGCGATTACGGAAAGTAAAAGGTGTGTTGCTGTTAACCctgatacaattattttaaagggtTGCATTCCAGTTACTAAATAAAGTAACTAAATTAAACAAGTCTAGGGTTTTCTTTTCAGCCAAATTTCTTTCAGTTTATTCTAAAGCTATTACACTAAAGCATTAATTACTAAGGTGTGAAACAATTGGACACAAAAAGGACAGtagaaaatgccaaaattatATCAAAGCATTTGTAAAATTGTAACCACAGAAACAGATAAGTTGCATTTCTATAGGTGCCTGCTGCCATAAATCACCTTTCTCACAGTCGCATTATTAAACCATGATCATTTCTCTTGTAGTTATTAACAGCTGGTGGCTTATCTCAGTataacattttcagaaaattgatTTACACACGtggtaaacatatattttttcgtTCGAATATGTACCACATGTTCAAGTCTGAAAGACCCTCTCTTTATCCATTATTAATGTACTAGGAGGGTTCTGGTGTTTGGTAAAATCCATTTGTGAAATTACATTCGATTCCTCAAAttgtattgatgttttaagGCTACATTGGACATCAAAACCACAAACACAGTCCAGATGCCAAGAATTAAAAGCGTTTACAAATCTGACATTTTTATTCACATCAACATTTGAGGTTTAAAACAACACCCAAACTCTCATCTGTGAG from Mya arenaria isolate MELC-2E11 chromosome 3, ASM2691426v1 harbors:
- the LOC128227775 gene encoding tubulin alpha-3 chain-like, which codes for MRECISIHVGQAGVQIGNACWELYCLEHGIQPDGHMPSDKSPGCGDDSFNTFFSETGAGKHVPRAVFVDLEPTVVDEVRTGMYRQLFHPEQLITGKEDAANNYARGHYTIGREIVDLVLDRIRKLADQCTGLQGFLIFHSFGGGTGSGFASLLMERLSVDYGKKSKLEFAVYPAPQVATAVVEPYNSILTTHTTLEHSDCAFMVDNEAIYDICRRNLDIERPSYTNLNRLIGQIVSSITASLRFDGALNVDLTEFQTNLVPYPRIHFPLATYAPVISAEKAYHEQLSVAEITNACFEPANQMVKCDPRHGKYMACCMLYRGDVVPKDVNAAIATIKTKRSIQFVDWCPTGFKVGINYQPPTAVPGGDLAKVQRAVCMLSNTTAIAEAWARLDHKFDLMYAKRAFVHWYVGEGMEEGEFAEAREDLAALEKDYEEVGVDSVDNEAEVEEDEY